The following coding sequences are from one Arthrobacter crystallopoietes window:
- a CDS encoding amino acid ABC transporter ATP-binding protein, which produces MSKINVAGLTKSFGSNEVLKGLDVEVAEGEVVCVIGPSGSGKSTFLRCLNKLEDITGGKVVVDGFDLTDPKVNLDEVRQHLGMVFQHFNLFPHMTVLENIMLAPVELKQLSRPQARNKALELLERVGLSNKADARPAQLSGGQKQRVAIARSLAMNPDIMLFDEATSALDPEMVGEVLQVIKDLAAEGMTMVVVTHEMGFAREVADRVIFMAEGLIVEEGKPEDLFGAPQQTRTQEFLAKVL; this is translated from the coding sequence AGGTGGCCGAAGGTGAGGTGGTGTGCGTCATCGGGCCGTCCGGGTCCGGCAAGTCCACCTTCCTGCGCTGCCTGAACAAGCTGGAGGACATCACCGGCGGCAAGGTGGTGGTGGACGGGTTCGACCTCACCGATCCCAAGGTCAATCTGGACGAGGTCCGCCAGCACCTCGGCATGGTCTTCCAGCACTTCAACCTGTTCCCGCACATGACCGTGCTGGAGAACATCATGCTCGCGCCGGTGGAGCTGAAGCAGCTCAGCCGGCCGCAGGCCCGGAACAAGGCCCTGGAACTGCTTGAGCGCGTGGGCCTGTCCAACAAGGCCGACGCCAGGCCGGCGCAGCTCTCCGGCGGACAGAAACAGCGTGTAGCCATCGCCCGCTCGCTGGCGATGAACCCGGACATTATGCTCTTCGACGAGGCGACCAGCGCTTTGGACCCGGAGATGGTGGGCGAGGTGCTGCAGGTCATTAAGGACCTCGCTGCGGAAGGCATGACGATGGTGGTGGTTACGCACGAGATGGGCTTCGCCCGCGAAGTCGCCGACCGCGTCATCTTTATGGCCGAAGGCCTCATTGTCGAGGAAGGCAAGCCGGAGGACCTCTTCGGCGCTCCGCAGCAGACCCGCACCCAGGAGTTCCTGGCCAAGGTGCTCTGA